The Deltaproteobacteria bacterium DNA window GGCTTTGCTGCACCGCCACTTCAAAATCGGTGGGGTCCAACCTGACCAGGGTTTGACCCTGGCTTACAAACCAATTATCCGAGACCAGAACTTCCGCCACCCGACCGGAGACTCTGGGAGAAATGACTGCCAGATGGCCGGACACATAGGCATTGTCGGTCCACACATAGATCCGACTATACCACCAGTAGGCCACCCCCCCCCCGACCGCTAAGAGCAAGATCACTACCAGGATTACGATCTTCTTGGTCTTGCCGCCGGTTTTTTTACTGGTCGGTTCTTTTTCTACCATGTTTTTGGCCGTTAGCGGTCAAGTCATCGTTGGCCGCCAAACCATTAATGCGCCCCATAGCCCGTAACATCTGGGCCTTGGCTATCTGATGGTCAAAAATGGCATTAAAATAATTAACCCTGGCACGAGTCAGCAAGGTCTGAGCGTCAATCACGTCGGTAGCTGTGCCTACTTGTTCCTTATAGCGTTCCTGGTTGAGACGCAGGTTTTCCTCGCCCTGGGCCACGGCATCTTTGGTTACCCCAATGCGCTCGGCGGTCTCCTTGAGGGCCAGGTAAGCGGTTTGTACCTCCAATTTCACCTGTTCAGCCAGATCCTGCCTCTGGACCAGCAGTTGCTGCAGTCGCTGGTGGGCCTGAGCTACCTGGGCGCGGGTATCCAGTCCGGAGAACAGATTCCATTGCAATCCCAAGATGGCAAAATATTGACTATCATGGACAGTCAGATCATTTTGCTCATAGATATGGCCGGCCTGGGCAAAAAGCCGGGGGTAATAACCCGCCCGAGCCTTGGTCACCCCTTTTTCCCCTTGCAATACCCGGCGATTGGCAGCTTTGAGATCACTGCGCTGTCCCAGGGCCAGTTCGGTGGCTTCCTGCTGATTCCAGGTCGGCAGAGTTATGCCGCTCTCTTCCTGAAGCCGGGTAGGATGATCTACCGGCAGATCCAAAAGTTTATTGAACGCGGCCCGAGTATTAACCACCGTATTTTGGGCGCGGATCAATTGTTGCCGGGCATCGGCCAAAGCCACCTGGGCCTGAAGAACATCATTGAAGGTGACTAACCCGAATTCATAGAGATCCTGGGCCACCTTGAGGTGCTCCTGAAGCTGCACCACTTCTTGTCGGGCTACGATTACCAGCTTTTCAGCCCTCAGTACTTGGAAATAGAGCTGGGCCACCTGGAAAAAGATTTCATCCCGGGTATTGCCGGTGTTCAACCGGGCGATTTCCTCTCCTAGTACTGACTGGCGATAACGCGAACCCGTTGCCCCGAAATCATAGATGGTCTGATCAACGGTTATCCGATTAGACCAGAAGTTTCGGTCGGTCATGGAAAAGGTAAAGGTGCCGCCGGGGCCGCCGATCTCCATACCCCGAAATTTAACCGGATCATCGTAAAAGGTATGGGTCGTCCGGGCATCGACTTTAGGTAAATACCCGGAACGGGCCCGCACCACCTCCTGCCCGGCGATCAGTTGCTCCAGCCGGCTGACCTTCAGACTGGCATTTTTCTTCCAGGCCAGGTTGAGCGCCTCTTCCAGATTTAGTGGTGACCGCGGCAATTCGGTCTCTGCGGCCCGGACCGAACCGGCCAGAGCAATCAGTACCGAACAGACCAGGGCCAACATGCATTGATAAGACTGACTCATTTCGGCCTCTGGTGGCCAGACTCTGGCTTCTCCAGGGTTGGGGCCAGACCCTGCAGGACCAGATTGGAGAGCAAGGGCAAAGACTCCAGCAGTGACTGGGAGGAAGGCTCGACCATCTTATGGATCGCCAGCGCCCGGGTCATACCGCGCAGCACATAGGCTACCTTACGAGGCTCTTGGGAAATAAAATCTCCGGTCTGCATTCCTTCCGCCAGCACCGCAGCAATAGCCGCCACAAAGTCCTGGTCGAGATCAATGACGGTAGTGGTGCCGTCGGCCGGGCGCGGCAGCAGACAGGGAAATTCACTGACGTAAACCCGAAAAAACGCCTGCTCGGCTTCCAGGTTTTCCAACATAACTTTAAGAATTTGGTGAATTTTTTCCCGCGGCGGTCTGAAGCTCGCTCGGATCTCTTGTACTTGGGCGACCAAATTCTTCATGATACTGAAAATTACTGCCTGAAAGAGATCATCCTTACTCTTGAAATAGAGGTAAATAGTCCCTTTGGCGATCTGCGCGGCCTCGGCAATTTCATCCATGGTGGTGGCGGCAAAACCTTTGGCAGCAATCACCTGTTTGGCCGCGGCGATGATGGCCACTGTTCGAAATTCTCCCAAGACCTGTTTTTTAGAGGCATTTTTGGGAAACTTCATGTTTTAGCGATAAGTAAAGTGGATATTTAGTCAATAAAATGACCTTTCAGTCATTACCACAACTATTCTTTGCCTGTCAACCGAAAATTAGAAGTACTTGACAGCAATGACGGTATATTAGAAATATATATAATTCAGACAAGTTAAGGATGATTGCGCCTTATTCTCTGGTTTAAGCCAAGAGGAGAAACCCTTTCGATGAAACTAAGCATTGTGGTCCCGGTCTATAATGAGCAGAATACCTTAGAAGAGATTATGCGGCGCATCCAGGCAACCCCCTACGATAAAGAGATCATCGTGGTGGACGATGCCTCCACCGATAATTCTCGGGAGATTCTGGACCGGCTGGCTCAGACCTCTAATAACCTGAAAATATTTTATCATCAACGGAATCAGGGTAAAGGCGCGGCGCTGCGCACCGGCTTTGCTCAAGTAAGCGGGGACGTGGTGATAATTCAAGACGCCGACCTGGAGTATAACCCCAGTGATTACCCGGTGTTGCTGGAGCCGATTGAAAAGGGTTTAGCCGACGTGGTGTTTGGCAGCCGGCTGATCGGGGCCGCTCCCCACCGGGTGTTATTTTTCTGGCATTATCTGGGTAACCGAGTGGTTACCACCCTCTCCAATATGTTCACCAATCTCAATCTGAGTGACATGGAGACCGGTTACAAGGCCTTCAAGGCGGAGATCATCAAGGACATCCAGATCAAGTCCAACCGTTTCGGGGTGGAACCAGAGTTGACCGCCAAGGTCGCCAAAAAACGCTGCCGGATTTACGAGGTGCCGATCTCTTATGACGGCCGGGATTACGACCACGGCAAAAAGATTACCTGGCGGGATGGCATCGCGGCGTTGTTCCATATCATTAGGTTTCGCTGGTGGGATTAGTCATGCGCCGAAACTATGGTAGCCGCGGCGGGTGGGCGGTTATTACAATTTTGGCTCTCTGGCTGGCGCAGATCGGCTGGCTGGGGTGGCGGTTCGCTCCGGAGGGCCGGGATCTAGTCCAGCGCCTGCTGGCCGGACAGGTCGGCGCTGCCGTTCGTCAACAAGAGCCTTTTTTTCAAGGGCTAACCGAAATTCAGGAGATTATTCCAGCTTCCGCCACGTATGTTTTTTTAGACAAATATGAGGCCGGGAAGGAAAATGAGGTCCGCTACCTGCTTTATCCTCGCCGTCATGTGCTGTTGCCACCGCATATCACCCCGACGCCGCTGTTTAATCGCCTGATCCGGGAACAGGCCGCTTATCTGATTGTGCGCGGTGATATGCCACCAGCGGCCCAATATTATCTGAACAATCCCAGCCATCCGGGCTTTCAGTCTTTGCTGGAAACCAGCGCCGGGGCCGTTTATCGGGTCCGATCCCAACTGCTGGTCAGGGGCTACTATGATTGAGGGCCTGTTGACCCTGCTGTGGCTGGGTCTGGGGTTGGCCTCGATTGAGTCGGTGGGCTATGGCCTGCTGGTAGTCTTGCTTCCCACCCAGTCCGGCTTTACCAGCCTGGAGCGGTTCTCCCTGGGCTTCGGCCTGGGGGGTCTGGCCCTGACGCTGTGGATGTTGGTCCTGACTTTCTTCAGGATTCCCTTTGGCCTCGGTTGGGTGCTGGGACCCTGGGTAATGGGGCTTGCCCCCACTCTGTTTTTAACCCCTCGGCGGTTGCTCTGGAAACATGATCTTCGCCAGCTCTGGTCTGGGGTCCGGAAGCTCCTTACCCTGGGCTACGGGGCTGGCTGGACCGGTATCGACCGGGCTTTACTGGCACTGCTCATGTTCACTTTTGGCTTTGCCCTGCTCCGGGCCTTGCTTTACCCCATGTGGGCCTGGGATGCGGTGACCATCTGGGGGCTCAAGGCCAAGGCCTTTTACTCAAGCCGGGCTATCGATTTAACCGGATTTGAGGCCCATAATTATTACCCCAACCTGGTGCCTCTGGCAATGGCCTAT harbors:
- a CDS encoding glycosyltransferase family 2 protein, producing the protein MKLSIVVPVYNEQNTLEEIMRRIQATPYDKEIIVVDDASTDNSREILDRLAQTSNNLKIFYHQRNQGKGAALRTGFAQVSGDVVIIQDADLEYNPSDYPVLLEPIEKGLADVVFGSRLIGAAPHRVLFFWHYLGNRVVTTLSNMFTNLNLSDMETGYKAFKAEIIKDIQIKSNRFGVEPELTAKVAKKRCRIYEVPISYDGRDYDHGKKITWRDGIAALFHIIRFRWWD
- a CDS encoding TetR/AcrR family transcriptional regulator, yielding MKFPKNASKKQVLGEFRTVAIIAAAKQVIAAKGFAATTMDEIAEAAQIAKGTIYLYFKSKDDLFQAVIFSIMKNLVAQVQEIRASFRPPREKIHQILKVMLENLEAEQAFFRVYVSEFPCLLPRPADGTTTVIDLDQDFVAAIAAVLAEGMQTGDFISQEPRKVAYVLRGMTRALAIHKMVEPSSQSLLESLPLLSNLVLQGLAPTLEKPESGHQRPK
- a CDS encoding TolC family protein, producing the protein MSQSYQCMLALVCSVLIALAGSVRAAETELPRSPLNLEEALNLAWKKNASLKVSRLEQLIAGQEVVRARSGYLPKVDARTTHTFYDDPVKFRGMEIGGPGGTFTFSMTDRNFWSNRITVDQTIYDFGATGSRYRQSVLGEEIARLNTGNTRDEIFFQVAQLYFQVLRAEKLVIVARQEVVQLQEHLKVAQDLYEFGLVTFNDVLQAQVALADARQQLIRAQNTVVNTRAAFNKLLDLPVDHPTRLQEESGITLPTWNQQEATELALGQRSDLKAANRRVLQGEKGVTKARAGYYPRLFAQAGHIYEQNDLTVHDSQYFAILGLQWNLFSGLDTRAQVAQAHQRLQQLLVQRQDLAEQVKLEVQTAYLALKETAERIGVTKDAVAQGEENLRLNQERYKEQVGTATDVIDAQTLLTRARVNYFNAIFDHQIAKAQMLRAMGRINGLAANDDLTANGQKHGRKRTDQ